DNA sequence from the bacterium genome:
TGGCTCGTTTTGGCAGACATGCCGGTAGATCGACGCCAACTCACTTCCGGCGCGGCGATCGCTCTCGCCGATCAACACCATATCGGGATTCAAAAAGTCTCTGATGACGTTGCCCAGGGCGATGAATTCAGGATTGTAGCAGACGCCGAAGTCCCTGCCGAGCGCCTTGCCCGAAACGCTTTCTATCAATGGGATGAGGCGCTCATCTGTCGTCCCAGGCGACACGGTTGATGTAATCACAAATACGTGGTACGGCTTTTGCGTCCGCCGAAATGCTAATGAAAGATGCGTCAACGCCTCCACAAGGTACTTGTCTGAAAACTGGCCATCAAGCTGTACGGGCGTCGGCACGATCACGAACGTGATGACGGATGCCGCCATCGCGTCCGCGTATTGAGTCGTAGCGCGAAGCCTCTCACCCGCTGAGGTGATGAATTCCTGCAATTGCGGTTCGTAGACGGGCATTTCCCCCCGATTGATTGCCCTCACGGAGTCCTCGTTGATGTCGACGCCGGTGACGTCATACCCGCGAGCCGCAAGGCATGCGGCGGTACACGCCCCCAGCTTGCCGAGCCCGATGACTGACAGGGCCGTCCGCGCCGGAACTTCTTCTAGAACCCTTGATGCCGGGGCATGGGAAGGCTTCATCGTCTCACCTGTAGTGGTTTCTGCCCCAACGCGTTACTGTTTAGACGCCGTCGCGACTACGGGTGGGCAGCGGTGTTACCTACGGGCGAGGCGATTGAGCATGGTGGTTTTCAGTCTCACCAACGCCGTCCGCGCTGCGCGTCTCGCCCCCATGGATCGACGCACCTCCACGTGGGGGTGCCCAGCGGGTCTCACCGGCAAGGAACGGAGATAATCGTGGATGCGGCCGGCCGCCCTCGCCTGCGAAAATCCGTCTCTGACATCGTGCATGCCTCGACGTGCCAGTCCGGGGAGGACCCCCCGATGATCGTAGGCCAGCCGGAGCACGCGGCGAACCTCGTCCACCGTGACCTCCGCCCATCGGTGCCCACGGTACATCCGACGCATCTCGGCGAGCCGCACATCAACAGGCACCAGCCGGCCGGTCGGCTTGATGACGAGGCTGTTCTGCTCATTCAGGAACTCGGTGCTCCCGCCCCAGCCGATCGCGGCGACGGGTTTGCCCATCGCCATCGCCTCCATACACGGCATCCCCCACCCACTGGCGCGCTCCGTAGAAATGTACAGGTCGCACGTGTTATACAGTGCGCGGAGCTGCACGGCGTCCATGCGCCGCGCGATGACGGCGACATGCGGAAGGTCCGTTCGTCGAGCAAATGAGGCGGGCAGGCACCCGCGGACGAGCCGCTCGAGTTCTGCCCCAGAATGCCGATCCGACTGGGTTTTCAGCACCAGGGTGACGTCATCACGTGCGTGAAATTCCGCGCAGTAGGCTTCCAGCAAGAGATCAAACCCCTTCCGCCAGTCAAACGGGAAGACGTAGAGGAAGCAGAATCCGCGGCGGCCGTCGATCTCCAGCCGATCTGTGACGGGCTTGAAAAACTCCGTGTCCACCCCGTACGGAAACACCCTCAGCTTCGCCGCATCGATTCCTGAAGCCGAGAAGGTCTCGTAATTGAACCGTGATGGGACCCACAGCTCCTCCACACTTTGAGAACCAACGGCCCAATTCTCGGGGATCCGGTCGGTTTCAAAGATCGTGTAGCCGATTCGCCGCACGACATTTTTGAAGCAGACACGAGGATAAAAATCCGGCGTGTAATGCACGAGCCCCGCCGGGTACGGTCCCACATCGGTGCCACGCAACCTCACAAGCCGGTCCCCCACCCCCGGCTCGAGAAGCTTCCGGTCATCTGCCCCCACGATGCGCAGCCGCACCGGCAGTCCTGCATCGGTGAGACCAAACACGAAGGCACGGGAGACGGCTCCGTAGCCTGAGGCCTCGAAGGCCGGACCGACCCATATTAATCCAGTGACGCCGGGCGTGTGCAGGATGTTACGCGGCACGTTGCCTCACACGACAGCCCCCGCCGCCTCCCGGTAGGCGTCCAGGGTCCGTGCTGCCGTCGCCGCCCAGGGAAAAGCCCGCGCCCGCGCCGCGCCCCGGCCCTTGAGCGTCGCCCGCAGCGCGTCGTCGGCCAAGACCCTGCGGATGCCGTCCGCAATGGCGTCCGGGCGCGCCGGGTCGACAAGCACGGCCGCATTGGCGGCGACCTCCGGCATCGACGAACAGTCGCTCGTGACCACCGGCGTGCCGCAGGCCATGGCCTCGAGGATGGGAAGCCCAAACCCTTCGTACAGCGATGGGAACAAGAACGCGCTGGCGCCGGTGATCAGGGCGGGCAGGGCTCCGTCGGGGACAAACCCGCAGAAGCGCACGTGGCCACCGAGACCCAACTCTCGGGCGCGGCGCATGATCCCATCGACCAGCCATCCGCTCCGCCCTGCGATGACGAGCGGAGGTATCTCCCGGGTCTCCGCGCGCACGATCGCATGGGCTTCGATGAGGCGTTCGAGGTTCTTGATGGGGTTGATCACCCCGGCATAGAGCAGGTACTCGGACGGGAGCCCCAGTTGGCGCCGGACGTTCGCCACAACATCCGCCGGAACTGGAGCGAAGCGGGCATCGACGCCCAAATGCACGACCCGGGTTTTCTCCCGAGCGTCTGGAAAGCGTTCCATGACGTCCCGTGCCGTCGCCTGCGAGTCCGCGATCAACAGGTCGGCCCGCCGTACCACGGCGGGCAGCACGGCACAGCGGATCCAGCGGTGTCCGCGGGTCAGCGTCTCTGGAAACAGCAGGGGAATCAGGTCGTGGATCGTGACCACGCGACCAATCCGGCGCGACGCGGTCAAGGGAAACCCGAGCGTGTCTGGGGCATGGAACACGCCGATGCCGAGGCGAGAGAGTTGGGGACCCAGAAACACGTTACCCCGGACTGTGGAATGCCACGGGCCCGTGCACCGCGTGTCCAGCAAGGCGCGGCCGGCCACCTGATCGGCGCTCGCGCTCGCGAGCATCTCCAGGAGCCAGGCCGGCTTCTTGTCCCCCGCAAACAGCACAAACTCGTTCTGATTGTGCTCGTCCATTGATCGAGACAAGAGCGCTCGGGTGAGTTCCTCGACGTACCGGCCGATCCCGCCGTAGGCCGCGGTGCAGAGCCCTAGGTCAATGCCGATACGGAGCCGTGCGGCGGACGATCGCACGGCCGGTGGAAAATCCTTGGCGCGGGGTCCCGACACCCGGGTGGTCGGGCTCATGGTGAACGGGGAGAACCGGCGTAGGTAACGATACGAAGCCCCTCGTAAAAATGGTCCCCCACGGGCCGGAACCGCCACTCGCGACCGTCCGTCCACCTGGCGACGGCCATCGGCGAGAACGTCAACCCCGAGAATGGGACATAGGCCCACCGCGTGACATGCTGTTGAGAGAGGTGTTGCACGAGCACGCTTAGGGCCTCCGGAGTTTGCACGAGCATGAGGTCCTTCTCAAAGTACACGCCTCCGGCCCCCAGCGTCAACCATTCCAGTGGTGTGATGATGATCTGGGCGGACACCCCACGCAGCCATCCGTTGATCCGGGCGTTGCGGGCCGACGCCTGGAGCACCTGATCGACCCCTGCCGCTTGGAGGAGGAGGCTCACCGCCGCGAGCGCCGCGGCAGCCAGGCGGAGGGTTGGCCAGAGGGGTGGTGCGGCCGCGCGGGCCCGTGCCAACGCCGCGGCAGCCAGCCAGACAAGCGGCGGCAGGATCGGCAACAGATACCGCGGCCCCCACTGCATCCCCCCATGGGTCCCGGTGACGATGACCTCGGCGCAAAACAGCGCGCTGGTCCCCCACAGGAAGCGTTCCCAGGGAGCAACCGGCCCTGTGAGGAAAGCGAGCACGACGATGGGGGCTGCGGGGAGCAGGCCGGACACGACGGTTCGGCCGGAAAGAATCAGGACACCCGTTCCCACGGCGGCGATCGCCCCGGCCACGATCATCCCGGGGGACTGTCTGCGGACGCCCATCCGGAGGAGCCCCCCACCCAGCAGCAACGCGACCGTCATGGCGAGGCCGACCGCCACAGCTGACGGGTTAAACGCATAGAAGTCGGGCGACGCGAGCTGATAGTAGGCGTTGCCCATCTTCTCGCGGAGCCATACTGCCGCGTGGGCACCGCCCGACGCCAGGGAGGCGGCACCGCCGACCCTGGTCGCGATGAGGTCGTTCCCTTTCCACCCGAACGGGCTCCCAACCAGGTGGGTATTGAGCGCCCACAACGCCAGAGCCGGCACCGCCGCCCCAGAGATCAGGAGGAGGACCCCCCGAAAGCGGCCGCGGGGCGCGGCGTACAGCCATGCCACCGCGACGGCGAGAGCCAGAAGATAGACCTCGTTGCGCAGCCAGACGCCGAGTCCGAGGAGCACCCCGGCAGCGGTCATCCGCCAGAATGCGATCTTCGGGGCACGGTCGATCTCTCCACAGAGTAGCGCGAGCGCACCGGCAGCGAGGAACACGACGAGCGTGTGATCCCAGAAAACCACGCCATAGACGAAGACCGGGGATGCCAGCCCAACCGCGAGCGCGCCCGCCCAGGCGAGATCGGGGGCGCGGCGCCTCAGCACGTGGTAAGTGATCCAGACGGTTCCCAGCACGGCGGCTGCCGGGAGGACGACCAAGCCGGGGAACCCAAGGAGCCGGTAGACCAATGCCGATGCCATCGAGAAGTACGGGAGGTATGAAAGGTAGAACCGGCCGGCGCTGCCAGCGTGGAACCACCTTCCCATTGGGAAGTAGATCCCTTGGGGATCAATCGCCTGTGCCGGATACGGGACCGCGAGATCGCCGTAGTGGGACCGCAGGAGGCTCTCGACCTGGACGAACCGCACCGCCGAATCAGGAGACCAAAACCCGCCGGACCGCACGAGCATGAGCCCGACCACCACCTGGGCGGCGAGGCAGACCAGCAGCACGATGACCAACACGCGCCTGCTGTCCGCTTGCGGACGTGACTGAGCCGCCCCCGGGGCGACTCCAAGAGTGGGCGGCGGAAGGCTGACCACCGAGGACGAGGGTCCCATCATGGGAGGGGCCGAGCAGGTTTGCGCGGCCGGACCTCCCGGCCGAGCAGCCGCGCGTAGTCCCGGAGTGTCCTCCCGAGCCGCATTTTGCTCGCCCCTTCCTTGAGGTCGTACCGCAGGACGAGGGGTACCTCGGCGATCCGGGGGCGCACAATCCGAGCCTTCAACAGAATCTCGGTCATCACGGAGAACGCCTGAGCTTCGACCAAACGGTCCCCGTAGATGCTCAACAGTTCCTTGAGGAGGGCGGCCCGGTACGCTCGGAACCCTGTCGTGTAGTCCCGCACCCCTGGGATCGGGCACACGCATTTGAACACCAGGCCGGCCGCGCGGCTCAGCATCCGGCGACGCCACGGCACCCCTTCTTCTTTTCCGCCGCGGACAAACCTCGAGGCGATCACGAGATCATAGCCGGCCTCGAGCTGCGTGAACATCTCCGGCACAAGTTCTGGGGGGTGCGAGTTGTCGGCGTCCATCGTGACGATGACATCGCCGTCGGCAGCGCGCCGGCAGGCCTCCTGAATGCCGGTCCGGATCGCTGCGGCCAGGCCGCGGTTCCGGTCGTGCCGGATGACCTCGACCGGGAGACGCTGAGCGGCGGTCTCTGCCACGGCGGCCGTGCCGTCGCGGCTCCCGTCGTCGACAACCAACACGTGGAACACGAACCGCCCGGACCACGCCGCATGGACGCGGCTGAGCAGCGGCGGAAGGTTGTCTGCCTCATTGTAGGCCGGGAGGGCCAGCCACACCGTCGGTGGCGGTGCCGCGGTGGACGCGGTCCGCGAGGAACCACGGCGGCGCTCGCCCCTCATCTGGATCTCGCCGCCCCACCGTACAGCCGGCTCGTGAGCGAGAAGACGTAGACGTTGTTGAAGTCCCACTCGTTCCCGGGGATGAAACTGTCGTTCAAGAGGTCCTCGAGCCTGCGGAACGAGGCGGGCGTCATCGGTACGGTCGCCACGATCCAGATGCGCTGGTGCTCCTCCGCGATGGACCGCGCCCACGCCTTGTCCACACTTGGGACTGGGGACGTCTTGCTGCGTGCCATGTGATAGGTTTCCACAGGGGTCAATTCGTATCTACCTAAATGCCCCTTGTAGTAATACTCGAAGGGGATGCGCGCAAACCCCGGGATGAAGAGGAGGTAATCGTTCGCCCCCGCCACCCTGGACACGACGGCCGCGGCGCCGCGCCAATCATAATCCCCCGCGTGGTGCCACCGGTACCCGTTCAGCACCGGGCCGTTCGCCAGCAAGACGATGGCCACGAAGCCGGCCATCACGGTGGGGTGACCTGGCGCGCGAAGATGGCCCAGGCGCGCGATGCGCGTCGCGACCACATCGATCCCCGCGGCCACCAGCAACGCGAACGGAGGCTCGAGAAACGAGAAGTATCTTGGATAGAAAATATTATCGCGCAACGACACCACGAGCGCCATCGCCACCGGCCCGACCAAATAACAGAGGAGGCACCATGCCCGTTCCCCCCGGATGGCATACGTGCCGAGCACGAGGAGCACGAAGAACGGCAGGACGATGAGCGATTCCTGCCAGAGGGGCACGACCCCGACGTGGTGGTAGCCGCCCGTGCCGAGCAGCTCCCCGCCAAACCCAAACTGCGCCAGGAGGTCCTGGACGGCTCTGAGACCGACAGGCACCCGGAACGTCGGCTCCGCTTTCCCGGAGGTCGCCTGCATCACGAAGCCATGGACCCACGGAACGAACAGGAGGGCGACGATCCCCAGTGAGAGCGCCGCCGCGGTGAGCGTTCGGCGATCGCGCCGCACCAGCGGGATCAGGTAGAGGACCTGCGACCCGATGACCAAGAAGCCGAAGTAGTGCGTGTACACCATGAGGGCAGAGGTCACGGCATAGGCGATCCAGGGCCAGGACGTCCGGTGCTGAACCCCGCGCCGCAGTGAATACCACGAGGCCAACGCCAGCAGACCCAGCAGCGGATACATCCGCGCCTCCTGCGCCGCTGTGGTGGCGAACGCCGATCCCGCGAGCAGCGCCGCCGCCACAAGCGCGACGTCGCCGTCCACCAGCTGTCTCGCGAACGCATACAGCAGAGGGACCATCAAGAAGCCGATCAGAGCCGAGAGGGCGCGGACCGCGGTCTCGCCCGAGCCGAAGATGTGGATCCAACCGCCGAGCAGGACGTAGTACAGGGGTGGGTGCGTGTCGTTGTCCGGGAGGAACCGCAGAACCGCCCAGACGGGTTTGGTGGCGAGATTGACGCTGAACGCTTCGTCAAACCACAGGCTGTGGATGGTGAGCCCAAGGAACCGCGCCTCGGCGGCGACCACGAGGATGACGGCAGCGGCGATCCATGACGCTCTCAAGGTGCTGCCCTTGGGCATCCCGGAACCTCCGGCGCGAAAAGCGGCTACAAATCTTCAAGCGGCCGGACCCGTGGGCCCGGCCGCTTGAGCGTGTTGAGCGGATCGTCGATTTAGAACGTGGAGCCGCCTGCGGACGACCCGTCGCTGTACAGGAAGATCGAAACCATGTCGGCTGCCGCCAACGGAGAGACGGTGCCGGACATGATGATCGTGACGAGCGCGTTCGTCGTCCCGGTGATGGCCGGGCTCGCCCAGTGCATGTTGCCCGGCGTGACCAAGCCGATATTGTTCCCGGTAATGTCGAACAGGTTGTACTGCTGGTAGTAGGCCCACTCCAGGGTCTTCGCCTCCTGGAGGACGTTGTCCGCCTCTGCCTTGTACGCCTTCTTACGGGCGCCCAGGTAGCGCGGGACTGCGAGCGCGATCAGGATGCCGAGGATGGCCAGCACGACGACAAGCTCGATCAGCGTGAAGCCGTGCTCCCGGCGATTTAGGGTCTTGCGAAACCATGCAAACACTAGACGTACCTCCCTTTTTTGTCTGATTAGTCCATCGTCCTGCTAGTGCGTCCTCTCGTGCCTTCCCCCATCCTCAGGTCCTCGATCACCTCCACCCCTTGAGTATTCTTCGTCCCTTTTGATGCCCAAAACCTGTATCCTTTAGACTCGCCTGCCCCCAACATGGGGGGCACTAGAACGTCGAGCCGCTTGCGGAAGATCCGTCGCTATACATCAAGACCGAGACCAAGTCGGTGGAGGCCAACGGGGAGACGGAGCCGGACATGATGATCGTGACGAGCGCGGGGGCCGTTCCGGTGACCGTCGGCGAGTTCCAGTGCATGCCGCCGGGGGCCGCAAAACCGATCGAGGTCCCCGAGGTGTCGAACAAGTTGTACTGTTGATAGTAGGCCCACTCCAGGGTGCGTACCTCCTGGAGGACGTTCTCAGCCTCGGCCTTGTACGCTTTCTTGCGAGCCCCCAGGTAGCGGGGAACCGCCAGGGCAATCAGGATCCCGAGAATCGCAAGGACAACCACCAGTTCGATTAGTGTAAAGCCACCTCGCTTGCGTACCACACTCCCCCACCCCCTGGTACCCACCGCCGTCTCACCCTCTCATCCCCTCTGCCTCATTTCCCCTCGGAACCATTGCCGTTACTCTCAGAATGCCCATTTTTATGGGCTTTCAGACGTGTGAGGCGGGCCGTGAACCATCCCCCGGTGAACGACGTTCGACACTAAGCACACACGGCCGGATAGATTCCCCGGCCGCGTGACCAGCTGTATACCTACTCGTCAATTTCACATATCAACCACCGAAGTTCAGCGCCAGTTGCGGGTCTAGAACGACGACCCCCCTGCCGATGACCCATCGCTATAGAGGAGGACCCACACGCTGTCTCCGGTGGTGATCGGGCTGCAGCCGCCACATCCGGTCATCTGGATCGACACCGATCCGTCAACGGCTCCGCCAAAGTCCGGCGCCGCCCAGTGCATGCCCCGCGGCGTCGCTAGGCCGATCGAAGTCCCCGTCGTGTCGAACAGGTTGTACTGCTGGTAGTAGGCCCACTCCATCGACTTGGCTTCCTGTAGCACGTTATCGGCCTCGGCCCTGTACGCGGATTTCCGGGCCGCCAGATACCGCGGCACCGCGAGCGCGATCAAGATGCCCAAGATGGCGAGCACCACCACCAACTCGATGAGTGTAAAGCCCTTGGAACTTCCATGGAACTGCCTGCGGGCCCATGAGAGCACCTTGCACCCCTCCTTGATCTCCGCCCAACCCGAGAGCCGGGTGAGCATCTCGCCGGGTGAATTACCGTCGAGAGGAGGGGCTTCCCTGATTCGAATGAACAGAAGGCTCGTTAGTCGGACGAGGCTGGCCCTATCAATCGAAGCAAGTGCGTTGGATGGTACCGTCCAAGGCGCACAGCTGTCGCGCCCGGCTCGCCTGCGCGGTCCTGATCAGATCACGAAATTCATGGCCCGGGTTCGCGGTGCCCTTCAAACCGGAACAGTTCCGCGCCGGAGAAGTCATAGAACACGGACGTGCCAAACGCGCTGGCGAGCGCGGGGAGGACACGCCCTCGCAGTTGAGCAGAAACTGGACCGTTCACTACGAGCCACACCCGACGGTGTGCCCCAGCGAGACCCCGTGCCTGCGCGAGCGCCCGCGCGTCGATCTCGGGCCCGCCCCTGGGGGCCAGGATCAACGACGGACGGCGCTCTCGGAAGTAGTACCTGAAGGTCTCCTCGCCCGGCAAGTCAGCGAAGAGCAAGAGGTCATCGGGTCCACCGACCCGGGCCACGAGAGCGGCCGCGGCCCGCCACCGAAAGGACCAGGTCGCGGGGTCGAGATAGTATTGGTGCAGCGCCGGAAGCGAGTACAACAGCAACCCCACGGTCCACCACGCCGCTACGGCTCGTGGATGGAATCGGACCGTGCTTGCCAGCCACACGATCCCACCGGCAAGGAACATCGCCCAGAACGGCAGCACGATGGAGAACCACCGGGGGATGAAGATCGGAGTGACAAGCGACACCGCCGCCATGACGCCGATCGTCATGACCGGAGGCAATCCGAGGAGGGCGAGACCGCGCCGGTTGGCACCAAAGGAGACCACCCCGAACGCGAGGGTCACGAGAAACGGCAAGAGCACGAGGATCTGCTCGAGCGGGCCGAGCCGGCCCGCCGAGAAGTATCCGGCGGCCCCAAAGAGGGCGCCGCCGTAGGCGAAGAGTCCGAACAGATCGCCGAGCCGGAGCGCGGTCTCCGACAGACCGTGAGCCTGGCCGACCTGGGTCCACAGCGAGGGCGCCCATGGCGCGTAGAGGCATCCCACCGCCCCCAGCGCCGCCAGCCACCCTCGGAGGTGCCGGCGGTTCCAGCCGGCGATCCAGGCGCCGTGCGCGACGAGCACGAGGACGGCCAGGTACGATGTGTACGCTGTCAGGAGCGCAAGCAACGCATAGACGATCCACCCGAGGACGCTCCCCCGCTCTACGGCGTCGGCGATGGCCCACGTCGAGGCAACGACGAGCGCCCCCGCGAGGGGATACATCCTGGCCTCTTGCGCGGCCATAATATGGAACGGTGAAACGCTCACCAGAAAGGCTCCGAGCAGGCTGACCGGGACCGGGGCCACCTTCCGCATCACGGTATAGGTCAAGCCGACGGTCAGGACGCTCGCGACCGCGGAGGGGATCCGGAGGACGGTCTCTCCTGTGCCCGCCACCCCGATCCAGGCCTTCATCAGCAGGTAGTATAACGGCGGATGGAAATCGACGGCCGCGACGACGTGGAGGAGGTCCCGCCAGGCGAACCGGGTGATCCACACGACAAAGATCTCGTCGGACCACAGGCTGTGCTGGCCCAGGAGGGCAAACCGCAAACACGCGGCGAGGAGGAGGATCCCTCCAAGGAGCATCCCCGTGCCGGCGTGAGACGACGGCCTGGCTCCCCCCGCGGGTTCGGAAAGGCCGTCCACTCGATCGGTCACTTCGCGATGTGCCCCGCAGCCAGCAGATACACGATCGCTCCAGAGAACTGGCGCAGGCCGACCGGATGATATTCAGCACCAAACGCCCCTAAGATTCGGTCCCGCGTGTCCGCGGTGAAGGGAATCGTGGTGATGAGCCAGACCCGCGGATGCTGGACCGCCAGCTGCCGCATCTGCGCATCGGTGAGCGTGACGCGATCCCCCGGGGCGAGTTCCAGCGATGGGACCGGATCTCGAAAATAGTACTTGAAGGGCATCGCGGCCGATGTTCCGACGTAGACGAGCGCGTCATCGGGCCTCTCCAGTGCCCTGACCAGACGGGCGGCCGCGCGCCACTGGAAGGGCCGGGCCCCGGGATCGGCATAGTAGCGATCCAGGGCGGGCACCTGGTAGAGGAGGAGCGCGGCAATGAGGAGCGGGATCAGCCGCTCCTTCGGGACCTCGACGTGCTCTGCGACGTCGTAAACGCCTCGGGCAAGCACCGCGGTGAGAAAGGGCAGCACGAAGGAAAACCAACGGGGGATGAACATCGGATGCGCCCACGACACGATGAACGCGACCCCGATGGTCACGAGCAGCGGCAATCCGAGCAGCGCGAACGAACGCGGGGCCGCGGCAAACGCCGTCCCCCCGCGCCAAAGGAGGACGAGGAATGGCAACAACACGATGAGCTGCTCGACCGGCCCCACCCTCCCGGTAAAGAAATAGCCGGCCATGCCGAACAACGACCCGCCGAACGCCCACAATCCCAACAGATCATTGAGATTCATGTACAGCGCAGGGTTGTGATACCACCCGTAGCTGTGTCCGTTCCTGATCTGCTCGAGGAACGCAGGCCCCCACGGCACGTACAGGACGGCCACGCCCGCGATGGACATCGCCCAACGCCCGATGTGTCGACGCGCACAGCAGCCCACCCAGATCCCATGGGCGAGGAGGACGAGGCCCCCGAGATAGTGCGTGTACACCATGAGGGCCGAAGTGGCGAGGTACCCGGCCCACCGACCCGCGCCGCCCCGGTCGACACTGCCGAGCAGCGCGAGCGTCGAGGCCAGAGCCAACGCGCCCAGGAGCGGGTACATCCTCGCCTCTTGCGCCGCCGCGATCTGCAAGGGCGAGACGGCGACGAGCAACGCGCTCAGGAGACCGACGGTCTCGGTGGAGACACGACGGACGAGCACATACGTCAACCAGACCGAACACAGGCTGAAGCACGCGGACGGGACCCTGATCGCGGCTTCGCCCGGGCCGGCCACGCCGATCCACAGATGCATCAGCAGGAAATAGAGGGGTGGGTGCTGATCAACGGACCGAAGGAGCCCCGGGATGGCGTTCCACGGGTGTTGGGCCACCCAGACGACAAAGGCTTCGTCCTGCCAGACACTGTTCTGGGCAAGCAGGGCAAACCGCAGGCCTGCGGCCAGGGCGAGGAGCCCCACCAGGGCGATGCGTGCGTCGAACGACGGGCGCTGCCGGCGCCCCGGCGCTGCCGGCGCGGCGGCGGGGCCAGGCACCCCAGGCGGAATATCAGCCACCGGCGCGAGCCTCATTTCACGCGGACAAAGTGAACCGGGCCGCGTCTGATCGACGCGGCCCGGCCGTAGACGGCGTCACTACTTGACCGCGAGCGCGAGGTTGAAGATGGGAAGATACAGCGAGATCAGCATCGCCCCGATCACGACCCCCATGCCCACGATCAAGACGGGCTCGAGGATCGAGGTCAGGCTGGCGACCGTGTTCTCGATCTCGGTGTCGTAGAAGTCGGCCACCTTGGTCAGCATGGTTTCGAGCGAC
Encoded proteins:
- a CDS encoding glycosyltransferase family 39 protein — translated: MADIPPGVPGPAAAPAAPGRRQRPSFDARIALVGLLALAAGLRFALLAQNSVWQDEAFVVWVAQHPWNAIPGLLRSVDQHPPLYFLLMHLWIGVAGPGEAAIRVPSACFSLCSVWLTYVLVRRVSTETVGLLSALLVAVSPLQIAAAQEARMYPLLGALALASTLALLGSVDRGGAGRWAGYLATSALMVYTHYLGGLVLLAHGIWVGCCARRHIGRWAMSIAGVAVLYVPWGPAFLEQIRNGHSYGWYHNPALYMNLNDLLGLWAFGGSLFGMAGYFFTGRVGPVEQLIVLLPFLVLLWRGGTAFAAAPRSFALLGLPLLVTIGVAFIVSWAHPMFIPRWFSFVLPFLTAVLARGVYDVAEHVEVPKERLIPLLIAALLLYQVPALDRYYADPGARPFQWRAAARLVRALERPDDALVYVGTSAAMPFKYYFRDPVPSLELAPGDRVTLTDAQMRQLAVQHPRVWLITTIPFTADTRDRILGAFGAEYHPVGLRQFSGAIVYLLAAGHIAK